Proteins from a genomic interval of Halopseudomonas litoralis:
- a CDS encoding LLM class flavin-dependent oxidoreductase — MANLHSRRRMMHLNLFLMGCGHHRAAWRHPQSAVEQLGDIRYYERLAQTAERGKLDAVFFADSNSTGDVSDGSWWYLEPLTAIAAMSRATEKIGFISTVSSTFYTPFHAARLVASLDHISGGRIGWNVVTSMFDVEARNHGYESMPGHAERYRRADEFVQAVLGLWDSWGDDALKFDRQGHYADPAKVQPVNHRGEFFRVDGPLNVPRPVQGHPVLFQAGASEPGRELAARCAEAIYAVAYDLPAAQNYYRDIKRRVKAAGREVDVPIMPGLVTYVAATEEEAFRKQRELDELLPADASLRQLATFIGQDCSAWELDAPIPALPPLSEFSGPQGRYSTILRIIETEQPTLRQLLGRLAAGGGHCTMVGTPQQIADRMEHWFNNEGADGFNLMPPSLPAGIEDFIEQVVPELQRRGLFRTAYESCTLREHLGLARPDKS, encoded by the coding sequence ATGGCGAACTTACATTCACGCCGACGGATGATGCACCTTAACTTGTTTCTGATGGGCTGCGGCCATCACCGCGCCGCATGGCGCCATCCGCAGTCCGCGGTGGAGCAATTGGGTGATATACGCTATTACGAACGCCTGGCGCAAACCGCCGAACGTGGCAAGCTGGACGCGGTGTTTTTTGCCGACAGCAACTCGACAGGTGATGTGTCGGACGGCAGTTGGTGGTATCTGGAACCGCTTACCGCCATTGCCGCCATGAGTCGGGCAACGGAGAAAATCGGCTTTATCAGTACTGTCTCCAGTACGTTCTACACCCCCTTTCATGCCGCCCGGCTGGTAGCATCGCTGGATCACATCTCTGGCGGCCGCATTGGCTGGAATGTGGTCACCTCAATGTTTGACGTGGAAGCCCGGAACCACGGTTATGAATCCATGCCCGGCCATGCCGAACGTTACCGTCGCGCCGACGAGTTTGTGCAGGCCGTGCTGGGCTTGTGGGACTCTTGGGGTGATGACGCTCTGAAGTTTGATCGACAGGGTCATTACGCCGACCCGGCTAAAGTGCAGCCTGTTAACCATCGAGGGGAGTTTTTTCGGGTGGACGGGCCGCTGAACGTCCCGCGTCCGGTGCAGGGCCATCCGGTGCTTTTTCAGGCCGGCGCCTCGGAGCCCGGGCGCGAGCTCGCGGCCAGATGCGCCGAGGCCATCTACGCGGTGGCTTACGATTTGCCCGCGGCGCAAAACTACTACCGCGATATCAAGCGACGGGTAAAAGCGGCTGGCCGTGAGGTTGACGTGCCCATCATGCCTGGGCTGGTCACCTACGTTGCAGCCACCGAGGAGGAGGCATTCAGAAAGCAGCGAGAGTTGGATGAGTTGCTGCCCGCCGATGCATCCTTGCGCCAGTTGGCGACGTTTATTGGCCAGGACTGTTCAGCCTGGGAGCTGGACGCGCCGATACCTGCGTTACCGCCACTGTCCGAGTTCAGCGGGCCGCAAGGGCGCTACAGCACAATTCTGCGCATCATTGAAACCGAACAACCCACGCTGCGCCAATTGCTGGGCCGGTTGGCAGCGGGCGGGGGCCATTGCACCATGGTAGGTACGCCGCAGCAGATCGCGGACAGGATGGAGCACTGGTTTAACAACGAAGGTGCTGACGGGTTCAACCTCATGCCACCATCGCTGCCTGCGGGCATTGAAGATTTTATCGAGCAGGTGGTCCCGGAGTTGCAGCGTCGGGGGTTGTTCCGTACCGCCTATGAGAGCTGTACTCTGCGCGAGCATCTAGGCTTGGCGCGCCCAGATAAGTCCTGA
- a CDS encoding inovirus Gp2 family protein produces MSISNSNRNLTIQFVDNFNGLPVMADKGPFITEYLEKLRRVIGCAMDAYPRLMAFRVDLRLPNMEGLPEFYSSNKVISRFFDSFKAKIESDRHRARVSSPSAHDTKVRYFWVREASSTGIQHYHLLILLNKDAYHVVGKLGSDNMNMVRRLEEAWASALGLQFHEVSGLVEFPDNSLWWLHQNDAGFAEVLSSLFHRASYLCKAATKKYGQHHHGVGSSRG; encoded by the coding sequence ATGAGCATATCAAATAGTAATAGAAATCTGACTATACAGTTTGTCGATAACTTTAATGGTCTTCCTGTGATGGCTGATAAAGGTCCGTTTATAACAGAGTATCTTGAAAAGCTTAGGAGGGTGATTGGTTGTGCAATGGATGCCTATCCAAGGCTGATGGCTTTTAGAGTAGACCTTCGTCTACCAAATATGGAGGGCCTGCCAGAGTTTTATTCTTCAAATAAAGTAATCAGTCGGTTCTTCGATTCATTCAAGGCAAAAATAGAAAGCGACCGGCATAGAGCAAGAGTGAGCAGCCCTTCTGCTCATGACACAAAAGTAAGATATTTCTGGGTGAGAGAGGCGTCATCTACTGGTATCCAGCACTACCATTTGCTAATTCTTTTGAACAAAGACGCGTACCACGTAGTTGGTAAGCTTGGATCTGATAATATGAATATGGTTCGACGTTTGGAAGAGGCATGGGCTAGTGCTTTAGGCTTGCAGTTTCATGAGGTATCAGGGTTGGTGGAGTTTCCAGATAATTCTCTGTGGTGGCTTCATCAGAACGATGCCGGATTTGCGGAAGTTTTATCTTCCTTGTTTCACAGAGCCAGTTATCTCTGTAAGGCTGCGACGAAAAAATATGGACAGCATCATCACGGAGTTGGGAGTAGTCGAGGCTGA
- a CDS encoding SNF2-related protein, with translation MESRPKESLLITAYHAKYYAHELTRRHAADGVDRLSQSLFDASVDLNPHQIEAALFALRNPLQQGVLLADEVGLGKTIEAALVICQLWAERRRKLLIIAPASLRKQWAQELLEKFAVPATVLDAVALRKQAAGSALDTLQRITGKSVVIMSYQFAARMEAELRAVAWDVVVIDEAHKLRNAHRQSNRTGQALRRALDGRKKLLLTATPLQNSLMELYGLSTLIDEHMFGDEKAFRKQYLNNPDGLEELRGRLAGFTQRTLRKDVLEYIQYTERKALTQPFNPTDEEQALYERVSAFLLREESFALPKRQRHLTGLILRKLLASSTPAILGTLITIRARLEQMLVDEAAAEKQSLLEQWVEEDDLEADYLEEDELENDVSVNDVSPGYLIADTPVPLAPEQKKQAIQLEIAELDSIIALAQGLHSDTKAQALLTALQLGFNNMAELGAPRKAIIFTESKRTQEYLYQFLSANGYESKLALFSGTNNHPDTTTLYQRWLIEHQGTDRVTGSPQVDRRTALIDHFRKDDGNGADIMIATEAAAEGVNLQFCALLINYDLPWNPQRVEQRIGRCHRYGQKYDVVVINFLNTRNQADQRVLELLSEKFSLFSGVFGASDEVLGRIESGIDFEKRILTIYETCRHPDEIEQAFNTLQAELEDVINDRIKDTQSQLLEKFDEDVHDRLKLRLDEAEARLDKIGRWFWGLTRFALEKQARFDHAAYAFSLPQSPAGISPPVAAGRYQLIRGASQPDMLAHAYRLSHPLGEWAQEVSLTAETPTAQIIFNYSSHGSKVSQVETLLGKSGWLRLDRLQVTAFETTDSLLFSGLTSDGKALDQEACEKLMAVEAEGQPVPSHELPPSKLIANSERHIAAAIADVLEANQRLFNEERDKLEKWADDKLMASEEALKNTKARIAQLKRDARKAPTLQEQSDIQQEISSLERQQRRQRQEIFAVEDEIIAQRDQLIESLQQRLQEKTETHTLFTLHWQVV, from the coding sequence ATGGAGTCTCGCCCCAAGGAGTCGTTGTTGATCACTGCTTACCACGCCAAGTATTACGCTCACGAGCTGACGCGCAGGCATGCTGCAGACGGTGTAGATCGTCTCTCTCAATCGTTGTTCGATGCCAGTGTCGATCTGAACCCCCACCAGATCGAGGCGGCGCTCTTCGCTTTGCGCAACCCGCTACAGCAAGGGGTTCTGCTGGCCGACGAAGTCGGTCTGGGTAAAACGATTGAAGCGGCACTGGTTATCTGCCAGCTTTGGGCAGAGCGTCGCCGCAAGCTGCTGATCATTGCGCCTGCAAGCCTGCGCAAGCAATGGGCACAGGAGCTGCTGGAAAAGTTTGCCGTTCCTGCCACGGTGCTGGATGCGGTGGCCCTGCGTAAACAGGCTGCAGGCAGCGCGCTGGATACCCTTCAGCGCATCACTGGAAAATCCGTCGTCATCATGTCGTACCAGTTCGCAGCTCGAATGGAGGCAGAGTTGCGTGCAGTGGCCTGGGATGTGGTGGTGATCGATGAAGCGCACAAGCTGCGTAATGCACATCGCCAGAGCAACCGCACCGGCCAGGCACTGCGGCGCGCTCTGGATGGCCGAAAAAAGCTACTGCTCACGGCTACGCCACTACAGAACTCACTGATGGAGTTGTACGGGCTTTCGACCCTGATTGATGAGCACATGTTTGGCGATGAGAAGGCCTTTCGCAAACAGTATCTGAACAACCCGGATGGACTGGAAGAATTGCGAGGACGCCTTGCTGGGTTTACCCAGCGGACTCTGCGAAAAGACGTTCTGGAGTATATCCAGTACACCGAGCGCAAGGCACTGACCCAGCCTTTCAACCCAACAGATGAAGAGCAGGCCCTCTATGAGCGGGTTTCGGCTTTCCTGTTGCGAGAGGAGTCCTTTGCGCTACCCAAGCGTCAACGACATTTGACCGGACTGATCTTACGCAAACTGCTGGCCTCCAGTACCCCCGCCATTCTGGGCACGCTGATTACCATCCGCGCCCGATTGGAGCAGATGCTGGTTGATGAGGCCGCTGCCGAAAAACAGAGCTTGTTGGAGCAGTGGGTAGAAGAAGACGATCTTGAAGCGGACTATCTGGAAGAAGATGAGCTTGAAAACGATGTCAGCGTAAATGACGTTAGCCCAGGCTATTTGATTGCAGACACCCCCGTTCCGTTGGCTCCCGAGCAGAAGAAGCAAGCCATACAGCTGGAGATCGCCGAGCTCGATAGCATTATTGCGCTCGCCCAGGGTTTACACAGCGATACCAAGGCGCAAGCATTGCTGACGGCACTGCAGCTCGGCTTTAACAACATGGCCGAGTTGGGTGCACCGCGCAAGGCGATTATCTTTACCGAGTCAAAGCGCACGCAGGAGTATCTCTACCAATTCCTGTCTGCCAATGGCTACGAGAGCAAGCTCGCGCTGTTCAGCGGTACCAATAACCATCCGGATACCACCACCCTATACCAGCGGTGGCTGATTGAGCATCAGGGCACTGACAGGGTGACGGGCTCCCCGCAGGTGGATCGCCGCACAGCTCTGATTGATCATTTCAGAAAGGATGATGGCAACGGTGCCGATATAATGATCGCCACAGAAGCCGCCGCAGAAGGGGTCAACCTGCAGTTTTGCGCGCTATTGATCAATTATGATCTCCCATGGAACCCCCAACGAGTGGAGCAGCGGATTGGTCGCTGTCATCGCTACGGTCAGAAATACGACGTGGTGGTGATTAACTTCCTCAATACGCGCAACCAAGCGGATCAGCGTGTATTGGAATTGCTCTCGGAAAAATTCAGCCTGTTCTCCGGCGTGTTTGGCGCATCCGATGAAGTGTTGGGCCGGATTGAAAGTGGTATCGATTTCGAGAAGCGTATCCTCACTATCTATGAAACCTGCCGACATCCGGATGAGATTGAGCAAGCCTTCAATACTTTGCAGGCCGAGCTGGAAGACGTAATCAATGACCGCATCAAGGATACCCAGAGCCAGCTGCTGGAGAAGTTCGACGAAGATGTCCATGATCGTCTCAAATTAAGGCTAGACGAGGCCGAAGCACGCCTTGATAAGATAGGCCGCTGGTTCTGGGGGTTGACGCGCTTTGCACTGGAAAAGCAGGCGCGTTTCGATCATGCGGCCTATGCGTTTTCCTTGCCGCAGTCGCCTGCCGGTATCAGCCCACCGGTTGCAGCTGGCCGATACCAGTTGATCCGGGGGGCATCCCAGCCGGATATGCTTGCCCATGCCTACCGGCTCAGCCACCCCTTGGGTGAGTGGGCTCAGGAAGTCAGCCTGACGGCAGAAACCCCAACCGCACAGATCATCTTCAATTACAGCAGTCATGGCAGCAAGGTCTCCCAGGTTGAGACGCTGCTGGGCAAGTCCGGCTGGCTGCGCCTCGACCGTCTTCAGGTCACCGCCTTTGAAACGACCGATTCCCTGTTGTTTTCTGGCCTCACCAGCGATGGTAAGGCGCTTGACCAGGAAGCATGTGAAAAGCTCATGGCCGTCGAGGCCGAAGGTCAGCCAGTGCCCAGTCATGAGCTGCCACCGTCTAAGCTCATAGCCAACAGTGAGCGCCATATTGCCGCTGCCATCGCTGATGTTCTCGAAGCCAACCAGCGCCTGTTTAATGAAGAGCGCGACAAGCTGGAAAAGTGGGCCGACGACAAGCTGATGGCATCCGAGGAGGCGTTAAAAAACACCAAGGCACGCATTGCCCAGCTCAAGCGTGATGCTCGCAAGGCTCCAACCCTGCAGGAACAGTCTGATATCCAGCAGGAGATCTCATCACTGGAGCGGCAACAGCGTCGCCAGCGGCAGGAAATTTTCGCCGTTGAAGACGAGATCATCGCGCAGCGCGACCAACTGATTGAATCCCTGCAGCAGCGTCTGCAGGAAAAAACCGAAACCCATACCCTGTTCACCCTGCACTGGCAGGTGGTGTGA
- a CDS encoding AlpA family transcriptional regulator: MRIIRLKEVMHKTGLARSTVYKYMSEKRFPMTVQLSESSVGWVESEIDDWIEMLISQRG, from the coding sequence ATGCGCATAATTCGTCTCAAAGAAGTAATGCATAAAACCGGGCTGGCACGCTCCACGGTTTACAAGTACATGTCAGAAAAACGTTTTCCTATGACTGTTCAATTAAGTGAGAGCAGCGTGGGCTGGGTTGAAAGTGAAATTGATGATTGGATTGAAATGTTGATTTCACAAAGAGGGTGA